The following proteins come from a genomic window of Amaranthus tricolor cultivar Red isolate AtriRed21 chromosome 14, ASM2621246v1, whole genome shotgun sequence:
- the LOC130799603 gene encoding uncharacterized protein LOC130799603, translating to MESPRNADKSFEDNESLALVLQKTKNVDQNVTDIVLKRKDQCSQVDDASKSKTKRLRAKVCVVKMETEEGIVDKVVFTNCKPHLFLHNGKDEIKLTAAQLSDVKAIGFDGLLKVKFGKFPSGIIPYLVAHFDSVNRVQHIPNKPGYIITADDVYDILGLPLNPGKQIMCKTKKCENTFDNWLNKLGFQNVEAVKAKNLLALFSRYPEGGDDFKKIFVLYSLCLILAPLPDFRLRRSIYPAIADAATIQSFDWCSFVLDTLCESIRRVNSDNSVKYVNGCVLILLFCYCYRFPYQGKPYSRSLPLVKNISEKLMKSRFEIEKAKGFGRGVLVLDGLPITHQYTDWCKSSGDEFEDNKKDEVVQEIVAEEPSEGRFVKYMLNERWSTDEELRSKAKDELELAELILKRDAEVITDAYYKRVNAYKARRDNEEDDQVMPESTLYLNKQ from the exons ATGGAATCTCCTAGAAATGCTGATAAGTCATTTGAGGATAATGAATCTCTTGCTTTGGTTTtacaaaaaaccaaaaatgtAGATCAAAATGTGACAGACATTGTGTTAAAGAGGAAGGATCAGTGCTCTCAAGTAGATGACGCATCTAAGTCAAAGACTAAGCGTCTGAGGGCTAAAGTATGCGTTGTTAAAATGGAAACTGAAGAAGGAAT TGTTGATAAAGTTGTTTTCACAAATTGTAAGCCCCACTTATTTTTACACAATGGGAAAGATGAGATTAAGTTGACTGCAGCTCAACTTAGTGATGTTAAAGCTATTGGATTTGATGGGTTGTTGAAGGTAAAGTTTGGAAAGTTTCCTTCTGGTATTATACCATACCTTGTGGCTCACTTTGACTCCGTGAATAGAGTGCAACATATTCCGAACAAACCAGGGTACATAATTACTGCAGATGATGTTTATGATATTTTAGGATTGCCTTTAAATCCTGGAAAACAAATCATGTGCAAGACAAAGAAGTGTGAAAATACTTTTGATAATTGGTTgaacaaacttggttttcaaAATGTTGAAGCTGTTAAAGCTAAGAATCTTTTAGCTCTTTTTTCTAGATATCCTGAAGGAGGGGATGACTTCAAGAAGATTTTCGTTTTGTATTCCCTTTGTTTGATTCTTGCTCCTCTTCCCGACTTTCGATTAAGGAGGAGCATTTATCCTGCTATTGCTGATGCTGCAACAATTCAAAGTTTTGATTGGTGCTCTTTTGTGTTGGACACTTTATGTGAGTCGATTAGACGGGTAAATAGTGATAACTCTGTAAAATATGTCAATGGTTGTGTATTGATTTTACTTTTCTGTTACTGTTATCGTTTCCCTTATCAAGGCAAACCTTATTCAAGGTCCTTGCCTTTGGTTAAAAATATTTCCGAGAAACTTATGAAATCAAGATTTGAGATAGAGAAGGCGAAAGGTTTTGGTAGGGGTGTATTGGTGTTGGATGGGTTGCCAATTACACATCAATACACCGATTGGTGTAAAAGTAGTGGTGATGAATTTGAagataataagaaggatgaaGTTGTACAAGAAATTGTGGCTGAAGAGCCTTCTGAGGGGAGGTTTGTCAAGTATATGTTGAATGAAAGATGGTCTACGGACGAGGAATTGAGGTCCAAGGCAAAGGAT GAATTGGAGTTGGCTGAGTTGATTTTAAAGAGGGATGCTGAAGTCATCACTGATGCGTACTATAAAAGAGTGAATGCCTATAAAGCAAGAAGAGATAATGAAGAGGATGACCAAGTCATGCCCGAGTCTACTTTATAtctaaataaacaataa